One window from the genome of Sandaracinaceae bacterium encodes:
- a CDS encoding leucyl/phenylalanyl-tRNA--protein transferase has translation MVYLLSDALAFPPPERASPEGLVAIGGDTAPQRLLLAYSQGIFPWPVEGQPLLWFSPDPRFVLRPQDAIVGRTLRKQVLRARYTIRADTRFEAVMQACATVRRPGQHGTWITDELLDGYTRLHRLGFAHSIEAYEGEELVGGLYGVSLGRAFFGESMFALRPDASKVAFVTALAHFVRWGIELVDCQVPTAHLASFGAVEWPRARFLAVLREAVAHPTRMGA, from the coding sequence ATGGTCTACCTCCTGAGCGACGCGCTCGCGTTCCCGCCGCCGGAGCGCGCGTCCCCCGAGGGGCTGGTGGCCATCGGAGGGGACACCGCGCCCCAGCGGCTCTTGCTGGCGTACAGCCAGGGCATCTTCCCGTGGCCCGTGGAGGGGCAGCCCCTCCTGTGGTTCAGCCCGGACCCCCGCTTCGTGCTGCGGCCCCAGGACGCGATCGTTGGACGCACGCTGCGCAAGCAGGTGCTGAGGGCGCGCTACACCATCCGGGCGGACACGCGCTTCGAAGCCGTGATGCAGGCGTGCGCCACAGTCCGGCGCCCCGGGCAGCACGGAACGTGGATCACCGACGAGCTGCTGGACGGGTACACGCGCCTGCACCGGCTCGGGTTTGCGCACAGCATCGAGGCATACGAAGGCGAGGAGCTGGTGGGCGGCCTGTACGGGGTCAGCCTGGGGCGCGCGTTCTTCGGTGAGTCCATGTTCGCGCTGCGGCCCGACGCGTCGAAGGTGGCGTTCGTGACCGCGCTCGCGCACTTCGTGCGCTGGGGCATCGAGCTGGTGGACTGCCAGGTGCCGACCGCGCACCTGGCCAGCTTCGGTGCGGTCGAGTGGCCGCGTGCGCGCTTCCTCGCGGTGCTGCGCGAGGCGGTGGCGCACCCCACACGCATGGGCGC
- a CDS encoding DUF1669 domain-containing protein produces MTGDEQREVERVLRDSAEDRRLSREERTDLGALFARVVTSAEDAAFVRNRAFDVARAGDLANDGHALLKWLEDVLKVVPAHAPSSAPHGAASEAHFSPGEACRERIRSLLDAARQSADICVFTITDDHISERILAAHRRGVSVRVITDNDKALDEGSDARALERSGVALRVDRSEHHMHHKYALFDGQVLVTGSYNWTRSAALYNRENVVVTRETRLVESFQRDFDALWGDLGRWSTS; encoded by the coding sequence GTGACCGGCGACGAGCAGCGGGAGGTCGAGCGCGTGCTGCGAGACAGCGCGGAGGATCGACGCCTGTCGCGCGAGGAGCGGACCGACCTGGGGGCGCTCTTCGCGCGGGTGGTGACGTCCGCCGAGGACGCCGCCTTCGTGCGCAACCGAGCCTTCGACGTGGCGCGCGCTGGCGATCTGGCGAACGACGGCCACGCGTTGCTCAAGTGGCTCGAGGACGTGCTCAAGGTCGTGCCGGCCCACGCCCCCAGCAGCGCTCCCCACGGCGCTGCCAGCGAGGCGCACTTCAGCCCTGGGGAGGCTTGTCGGGAACGCATCCGGTCGCTCCTGGACGCGGCGCGTCAGTCGGCCGACATCTGCGTCTTCACCATCACCGACGACCACATCAGCGAGCGCATCCTGGCTGCGCACCGTCGGGGCGTGTCCGTGCGGGTCATCACGGACAACGACAAGGCGCTGGACGAGGGCTCGGACGCGCGGGCGCTGGAGCGGAGCGGCGTGGCCTTGCGCGTGGACCGCTCCGAGCACCACATGCACCACAAGTACGCCCTGTTCGACGGGCAGGTGCTGGTCACGGGCAGCTACAACTGGACCCGCAGCGCGGCGCTCTACAACCGCGAGAACGTCGTGGTCACGCGCGAGACGCGGCTCGTCGAGTCCTTTCAGCGGGACTTCGACGCGCTCTGGGGAGACCTCGGGCGATGGTCTACCTCCTGA